A genomic stretch from Prochlorococcus marinus str. MIT 9312 includes:
- a CDS encoding acyl-CoA thioesterase gives MNSKPVWKIEKIVLPQHADHAGVMWHGTYFNWLEESRINALLEVGISYFELTKKGLDLPLINTSIKYRSPLFLGEKITIESEFNIKKSPKINVISKFLSNENEISTIAEVNLVLINKFNFSIIRKRPDFLSEAFIKLNG, from the coding sequence ATGAACTCAAAACCAGTTTGGAAAATAGAAAAAATTGTTTTACCTCAACATGCAGACCATGCAGGCGTAATGTGGCACGGTACATATTTTAATTGGCTTGAAGAAAGCCGAATAAATGCACTTTTAGAAGTAGGTATAAGTTATTTTGAACTAACTAAAAAAGGCTTAGATTTACCTTTAATCAATACTTCAATAAAATATAGATCTCCTTTATTTCTTGGTGAAAAAATAACCATCGAGAGTGAATTCAATATTAAAAAAAGTCCTAAGATTAATGTAATTTCAAAATTTCTTAGCAATGAAAATGAAATCTCTACTATTGCTGAAGTCAATTTAGTCTTAATAAATAAATTTAATTTTTCTATAATAAGAAAAAGACCCGACTTCTTATCAGAAGCGTTTATTAAATTAAACGGTTGA
- a CDS encoding MAPEG family protein: MQVVFAWSLCLSVGVVLLSIIPLTIGRVKAGYSVENMSAPRALFDELTPFGKRAVWCHQNCWESISLHAPGCLLCLITLTDSNIAIIAALIHPIFRFLYIGAYVFNIPTVRGLMWASGLFTTLLLYKEGLTQLI, encoded by the coding sequence ATGCAAGTAGTTTTTGCCTGGAGCCTTTGTCTATCAGTAGGTGTTGTTTTATTATCTATTATTCCATTAACTATAGGAAGAGTTAAAGCAGGATATTCTGTTGAAAATATGTCTGCTCCAAGGGCTTTATTTGACGAATTAACTCCTTTTGGTAAAAGAGCGGTTTGGTGTCATCAAAATTGTTGGGAAAGTATTTCCCTACATGCCCCTGGATGCCTTCTTTGTTTGATTACTTTAACTGACTCTAATATTGCAATTATTGCAGCATTAATTCATCCTATTTTCCGTTTTTTATACATTGGTGCCTATGTATTTAATATCCCAACAGTTAGAGGTTTAATGTGGGCCTCAGGGCTTTTTACAACACTATTGCTTTACAAAGAGGGCTTAACACAATTGATATAA
- a CDS encoding DUF1330 domain-containing protein, whose product MTKSYWLKKISIPNADLFLEYIRTVLPWIKSVGGVIVKRDLIQESTSNEWDGGQLGLVIEFESKFAAKKAFYSEVFQKYLQSRDLMELVTISTL is encoded by the coding sequence ATGACAAAGAGCTATTGGTTAAAGAAAATTTCAATTCCAAATGCTGATTTATTTCTGGAATATATAAGAACAGTTTTGCCTTGGATTAAATCTGTGGGAGGAGTTATAGTAAAAAGAGATTTGATACAAGAATCAACCTCAAATGAATGGGATGGAGGGCAGCTAGGATTAGTAATAGAATTTGAATCAAAATTTGCTGCTAAAAAAGCATTTTATTCTGAAGTATTTCAAAAATATCTTCAGTCCAGGGATTTAATGGAACTTGTTACTATAAGTACTCTTTAA
- a CDS encoding Nif11 family protein — translation MSDKDLSNFLKKIEQLNQIAELIKNNPSKKLLLSKCKNHDEVIKLTSQWGFDIGKRWGEY, via the coding sequence ATGTCAGATAAAGATCTAAGTAATTTTCTAAAAAAAATAGAACAACTAAATCAAATTGCTGAGCTTATTAAAAATAATCCTAGTAAAAAGTTGTTACTTTCAAAGTGCAAAAATCATGATGAAGTAATTAAATTAACCTCTCAATGGGGTTTTGATATTGGTAAAAGGTGGGGAGAATATTAA
- a CDS encoding PAP/fibrillin family protein — translation MKEIAEIKSNIYKIAAVTDRGQRLNKLISPMYEEKNNEMVELIDDLKNLSFEISEKSLSGEWELIFSNVELFRSSPFFLAIENALNDEFKSNLFFKLHQLQVGSFGISTIGRIAQKIDFDNKEFISTFDTTIFGLTTIPILGWFKLLPTFGGRVITLASDLVLKNNSLDMNLQKTKVSKVDGLNKIPFFSELLMDRWYPVKDVWNKLPWNKESPNCHVSIVYLDEEMRIMQDMYGSIFIYIRPSISLLNPNTISDN, via the coding sequence ATGAAAGAAATTGCAGAGATAAAGTCAAATATATATAAAATAGCCGCTGTTACAGATAGGGGGCAAAGATTAAATAAATTAATTTCTCCTATGTATGAGGAAAAAAACAATGAAATGGTGGAATTGATTGATGATCTTAAAAACCTTAGTTTCGAAATATCAGAAAAATCATTATCTGGAGAGTGGGAATTGATTTTTTCTAATGTTGAATTATTTAGAAGTTCTCCTTTCTTCCTTGCTATTGAAAACGCATTAAATGATGAATTTAAAAGTAATCTTTTTTTTAAATTACATCAATTGCAAGTAGGATCATTTGGAATATCTACTATTGGGAGAATTGCTCAAAAGATTGATTTTGATAATAAAGAATTTATTTCTACTTTTGACACTACAATATTTGGGCTCACAACAATTCCTATCTTAGGTTGGTTTAAACTTTTACCTACCTTTGGTGGAAGAGTAATAACCCTAGCAAGTGATTTAGTTTTAAAAAATAATTCACTTGATATGAACTTACAAAAGACAAAAGTTTCCAAAGTTGATGGACTTAATAAGATTCCATTCTTTAGTGAATTACTTATGGATAGATGGTATCCAGTTAAAGATGTATGGAATAAATTACCTTGGAATAAAGAATCACCAAATTGCCATGTATCAATTGTATATTTAGACGAAGAAATGAGAATTATGCAGGATATGTATGGCTCTATTTTTATTTATATAAGGCCTTCAATTTCTTTATTGAATCCAAATACAATATCTGATAATTAA
- a CDS encoding OsmC family protein — MTKVKCSYLGDLNCEAIHLQSGSLIKTDAPLDHFGKGESFSPTDLLATSLGTCLLTIMAIKAKSKGFDLEGIYLNIEKLMTQNNERKIKKLIIDIFIPESTSNETINFLKIASQDCPVTRNLSQEIDIKISWHHK, encoded by the coding sequence ATGACTAAAGTCAAATGTTCTTATTTGGGAGATTTAAACTGTGAGGCTATTCATCTACAATCAGGAAGTCTTATAAAAACGGATGCGCCTTTAGATCACTTTGGCAAAGGTGAAAGTTTTTCACCAACTGATTTATTAGCAACATCTCTAGGTACTTGTCTGCTAACCATTATGGCAATTAAAGCTAAATCAAAAGGATTTGATTTGGAAGGTATATATTTAAATATTGAAAAACTTATGACGCAAAATAACGAAAGAAAGATAAAAAAACTAATAATAGATATTTTTATACCAGAAAGCACTTCTAATGAAACTATTAATTTCTTGAAAATAGCTTCCCAAGATTGTCCAGTTACAAGAAATTTATCTCAAGAAATAGATATTAAAATTAGTTGGCATCATAAATAA
- a CDS encoding DUF1499 domain-containing protein, whose product MKILFLAILICSSFLFPSSSFASHIELIPCIEVAHCVREEWEVNNIEEPFEEIKTLIENTPRTEIVEIDGDYLHAEATSKWMKYVDDLEVSFLPESNILLIRSESRVGESDLGVNQKRVDLLKSKIF is encoded by the coding sequence ATGAAAATACTTTTTCTAGCAATTTTAATTTGTTCAAGCTTTTTATTCCCTTCTTCATCATTTGCCTCACATATAGAATTAATACCTTGTATTGAAGTTGCTCATTGTGTACGAGAAGAATGGGAGGTTAACAATATTGAAGAACCTTTTGAAGAGATTAAAACATTAATCGAGAACACTCCGAGAACAGAGATTGTAGAAATTGATGGCGATTATCTTCATGCTGAGGCTACCAGTAAATGGATGAAGTATGTAGACGACTTAGAAGTATCATTTTTGCCTGAATCAAATATCTTATTAATAAGATCAGAATCAAGAGTTGGAGAAAGTGACTTAGGAGTAAATCAAAAAAGAGTTGATTTACTAAAATCAAAAATCTTTTAG